ATGCCCACCCGGTCGATTTCCGCGGGGGACACGACCGAAACCCCGATGGCGTGAGGCCCGTTGTACAGCAGCTCGAAGAACAGGCTCCGCTCGGCCGGGGCGACTTGTTTGGAATCATTGAGGCCGTCTATGGGGTGGCCCAGCACGACGGCCGCGGCAACAATCGGGCCAGCCAGCGGGCCGCGCCCGGCTTCATCAACCCCCGCTACCCGGACAAATCCCTGCTCGTTCGCCGCGCGCTCGAAGGTGAAGGCCTGCAATTCCTCGCGCCAGTGCGCCGCCTGCCGGCGGATTTGGCGCATACACGCGCCATACAGCTCCCGGGCGCCGGTTCTGGGGTCGTAGCGCAATGCCGCGAGGAAGGCGTGGGCATACGGAGGACCCGCCTCAACACGGGCACGCAGGTCGTTTATGGTGCGTTTCGGCAT
This window of the Candidatus Hydrogenedentota bacterium genome carries:
- a CDS encoding ribonuclease HII, coding for MPKRTINDLRARVEAGPPYAHAFLAALRYDPRTGARELYGACMRQIRRQAAHWREELQAFTFERAANEQGFVRVAGVDEAGRGPLAGPIVAAAVVLGHPIDGLNDSKQVAPAERSLFFELLYNGPHAIGVSVVSPAEIDRVGIQSANYAAMYRAVAQLAPPPDYLLVDGFEIAGCPIPQCRIVKGDCRSQSIAAASIVAKVTRDRIMDELDGQFPQYGFAQHKGYATSEHLEAIERCGACPHHRKSFAPFARPLETGLLFTEPDEDSYSCAH